In Oxobacter pfennigii, the genomic window AGATGATGAATGAGCTCCATTTTGATGTCATGGATCAATACCTTGAAAAATACGGTCATCTTTTTGATGGCCTGCTGGTTTCCAATTTAGGCTCCATAAAAAAATATGCCGGCAAATATCCTGTAATAACAAACTTCAGTTCAAACATATACAACCACAAAGCATTGGAGTTTTATGAAAATCAGGGTGTAAAAGAGGCTACGGCATCAATTGAAATAAAACGTAATGAGCTTTCAAAATTCTTAAGCATGGCAAAAATTCCTCTGGAATTAATAGTTCACGGGCCTTTAAAGGTTATGTACCTTGATCATAACCTGTATGATAATGCCTCTGCTTTTGAAGCTTTTGAAAAAAGCGATAATAAATATGTAGACAACAGCATTCTGGTATTAGTTACCGATAAAGGTGAAAACCCGGTATATATAGACCAATACGGAAGAAACCATTTATTTACTTCCAAGGAGCTTTGCCTCATGCCTGTTTTGGATGCACTGGATTATGAATGCATAAAAAGGCTGCGCATAGAAGGCCAGACTTACACCATTGAGGAATTAAGGAGTATAATTGATATATATAAAAAGGCTATAAAGGATAAGAGCCAATGCCGTGTTTTATTCAATGAAATGAAGTCAAAAAGGGCGGGCTTTACTTTAGGAGCCTTAAACTTTACGATATAAGGAGTTGAAAACATGAGTTACATAGGACCGGAAAATATACTATCCATTAGGCAGCAGTACTTCTTTCCTGCGACTTCCCATTTCTATAAAAACCCTCCTCAGATAGTGAAGGGTTTTATGCAGTATCTTTACGACCAGGATAATAAGAAATATACGGACTTTTACGGCGGTGTATCCGTAATGAACTGTGGCCACTCAAACCCTGAAATAATTAATGAAACTGCAGAACAGTTAAAGGACTTGCAGCATACCACCACATTATTTTTTACCCAGCCTATGGCTTTATTGGCTGAGGAACTGGCAAAAATACTTCCTGGAGATATTAAGAGGACTTTTTTTTGCGTTACAGGCTCTGAGGCTAACGAAGGAGCCATGGCGCTAGCTAGGCTTCATACCAAGAAGAATGGATTTATAGCATTAAACGGCGGCCTTCATGGCAGAACCCATTTAACATTGAGCGTCACCGGCATCCCCATGTGGAGGCTGGATGATAACCTGATGAAGGATAATATTTTCTTTATTGACAGGCCTTACTCTCCCGATGAAAGCTATGAAAAAGCCATGGAGAAATCGTTAGAGCAGCTGAAAAAGGTTTTAGAAGAGCATGGTAACAATATTGCCGCAATGATTTTAGAGCCAATACAGGGCAACGGCGGAATCATTATGTATCCTTTAAATTATTTAAAGGAAGTTAAAAGACTTTTGGAAAAGCATGGTGTATTGTTAATCATCGATGAAGTGCAGACAGGTTATGGCCGCACAGGCAAAATGTTTTGCATAGAGCATTATGATGTGGTGCCGGATATAATTGTTACTGCCAAAGCACTGGGAAACGGAATCCCTATTTCCACATTTTCAACTACCGATGAAATTGCTCAATCATTTAACAAGCCTTCGGCTTCTACCTTTGGGGGAAATCCCGTGGCTGCTACTACAGCATTAAACGTGTTAAAATACATAAAAAGCCACGACCTTATCAGCAGAGCTGAAAAATTAGGTAAAATTTTAAAGCAGCAATTAGAGGAAATACCCTCTCCTTATATACAGGAAGTAAGAGGGATTGGATTGATGATAGGCGTTCAGATTCATGCTGTTGATGAAAACCAGCCTTCTCATGCAATAACGGATGTGATTTTGGAGGAAATGAAGGATTTAGGCTTCTTAATCGGTAAAAACGGTCTCGACAGAGATGTTTTGGCTTTCCAGCCGCCTCTTGTTGTTACAGAGGAAGATATAAACGAAGTCGTTGCTGCTTTAAAAAAAGTATTGGCAAAATTATCATAAAAAAACTGAATAGGATGGAGAATAAAGAATGAAATTTAAGAGATTATTTGCATTACTGACTGCTTCAATTATTTCTGTATCCATGATCGCTTGTTCACCTTCGAATACTGGTGAAAGTACAGATAAAAAAACCTTGAATTTCGGAGCCATGTCGTCAGTTGACGTTATTCCTATGGTTATCGCAAATGAAAAGGGGTTTTATAAAGAGGAAGGCCTGGA contains:
- a CDS encoding aspartate aminotransferase family protein, with translation MSYIGPENILSIRQQYFFPATSHFYKNPPQIVKGFMQYLYDQDNKKYTDFYGGVSVMNCGHSNPEIINETAEQLKDLQHTTTLFFTQPMALLAEELAKILPGDIKRTFFCVTGSEANEGAMALARLHTKKNGFIALNGGLHGRTHLTLSVTGIPMWRLDDNLMKDNIFFIDRPYSPDESYEKAMEKSLEQLKKVLEEHGNNIAAMILEPIQGNGGIIMYPLNYLKEVKRLLEKHGVLLIIDEVQTGYGRTGKMFCIEHYDVVPDIIVTAKALGNGIPISTFSTTDEIAQSFNKPSASTFGGNPVAATTALNVLKYIKSHDLISRAEKLGKILKQQLEEIPSPYIQEVRGIGLMIGVQIHAVDENQPSHAITDVILEEMKDLGFLIGKNGLDRDVLAFQPPLVVTEEDINEVVAALKKVLAKLS